The genomic region AGCTGACCTGAGATGAGTTGAGCCACGCCGAAAGCGGCTGCCAGACCACGGTCTGGCAGCCGCTTTCGGCGTTTCCGGGGGAGGTTCGGGTCATTTTGTCACGGATGTTTCGCGTGAAACATCCGACGGTGGCACCACAAGTGGCGCGGTCTGGGCGCCAGACTGAGCCAGAATGAGTTGCAGTGGTGCCATAGTGGTGCCACACTGGGGTCATGGAACTCACCCCCTATGTCGACAGCCTCCGCCGAGAGCTGACGACCGCGGCCGAGGTCGGCGGCGAGGCCGCACGCGCCCTCGCCGACCGGCTGGTGGCCCCCCTCGATGCCGCCGTGCGGCTCACCCTGCTGGAGGCGCTGTCGGTCGCGGCCGAGGAGATCTCCGCCGAGCTCGCTCCGGGCTCGGTGGACGTACGGCTGCGGGGTGGGAACGCCGGGTTCGTCGTGACGCCGCCGCCGGCCGCGCCCGCCGTCGGCGATGCCGTCGGCGAGTCCGCGCCCGGGGACGTCCGGCTGCCGGTCGCCGAGGGCGACGACGCCACCATGGTGCGGATCAACCTGCGGCTGCCGTCGAATCTCAAGGCCTTGATCGAGGACGCCGCCGCGGCGTCGGGGTTGTCCGTGAACGCCTGGATCGTGCGGGCGACCGCCGCCGGGCTGGCCAACGAGGGCCGGCGTGCGGGGCGCGGCAAGGGGTCGC from Catenulispora sp. MAP5-51 harbors:
- a CDS encoding DUF1778 domain-containing protein, producing MELTPYVDSLRRELTTAAEVGGEAARALADRLVAPLDAAVRLTLLEALSVAAEEISAELAPGSVDVRLRGGNAGFVVTPPPAAPAVGDAVGESAPGDVRLPVAEGDDATMVRINLRLPSNLKALIEDAAAASGLSVNAWIVRATAAGLANEGRRAGRGKGSHKGDRSYGDSYSGWVR